The Candidatus Koribacter versatilis Ellin345 genome has a segment encoding these proteins:
- a CDS encoding potassium channel family protein, whose protein sequence is MRLSKRLGTPVLLLVAIITASVVGYRLLGGPDVHILDAIYMAIITLAGVGYGEIIDTTHNPALRIFNIGVIMVGVTFTVYVFSAVTAFLVEGQLTDLFRKRKMQKRLSELKNHYIVCGLGDTGRYVVGELQKTGTPFVVIDQNEEHIKNFIEKGGDAYHDMLYVTGDATDELLLDQARLDVAKGLIAAVAADKDNLVITVLARQKSQKVRIVARWTDQRYSDRLLKSGANATVSPNAIGGMRMASEVLRPHVVGFLDMMLREQSKTLRIEEVVIKGHSPWAGKSLESLQLKALYNLLPLAIRSHGDGKTPNFWVNPPDNVLLASDSVVIVMGDVNDIRRARTDSQEDLEPAAAPATV, encoded by the coding sequence ATGCGGCTCAGCAAACGCCTCGGCACACCCGTCTTACTGCTCGTCGCCATCATCACCGCCAGTGTTGTTGGCTACCGCTTGCTTGGCGGTCCCGACGTCCACATTCTCGACGCCATCTACATGGCCATCATCACTCTCGCCGGAGTCGGCTACGGCGAGATCATTGACACTACCCATAATCCGGCGCTGCGGATCTTTAATATCGGCGTCATCATGGTCGGCGTCACCTTCACCGTCTATGTCTTCTCAGCGGTCACTGCCTTCCTCGTCGAAGGCCAACTCACCGATCTCTTCAGGAAACGCAAAATGCAGAAGCGGCTCAGCGAACTCAAGAACCATTACATCGTCTGCGGCCTTGGTGACACCGGACGCTACGTTGTCGGCGAACTTCAAAAGACCGGCACGCCCTTCGTCGTCATTGATCAAAACGAAGAGCACATCAAGAATTTCATCGAGAAGGGCGGCGACGCCTACCACGACATGCTCTACGTGACCGGCGACGCCACCGATGAATTGCTCCTCGACCAGGCACGCCTCGATGTCGCGAAGGGTCTCATTGCCGCCGTGGCCGCCGACAAAGACAATCTCGTCATCACCGTGCTCGCGCGCCAGAAAAGCCAGAAAGTCCGCATCGTCGCCCGCTGGACCGACCAGCGCTACTCCGACCGTCTCCTGAAGTCCGGCGCCAACGCCACCGTTTCACCGAACGCCATCGGCGGCATGCGCATGGCCAGCGAAGTGCTTCGCCCGCACGTTGTCGGCTTCCTCGACATGATGCTGCGCGAACAATCGAAAACTCTGCGCATCGAAGAGGTCGTCATCAAGGGCCACTCGCCCTGGGCGGGCAAGTCGCTCGAGTCGCTGCAACTCAAGGCGCTCTACAACCTTCTGCCGCTCGCCATCCGCTCTCACGGCGATGGCAAGACTCCAAATTTTTGGGTAAATCCGCCGGACAACGTCCTGCTGGCAAGTGATTCTGTCGTCATCGTCATGGGCGACGTAAACGACATTCGCCGGGCACGCACAGATTCGCAGGAAGACCTCGAACCCGCCGCCGCTCCGGCGACCGTTTAG
- a CDS encoding ABC transporter ATP-binding protein, protein MSTSPTNGPDRDKPYLQFENVSKSFGTKHVLRDVSWSVKSGETMCILGRSGVGKSVSLHNIMGFLKPDSGRIHVAYEDITDYGEKDMERIRKKVTMVFQSGALFDSLTVGENVAFPLRERGGLEEAQIFQIVDGLLEMVGVGHMRDLLPAELSTGMRRSVAIARALSAEPECILYDEPTTMVDPMMAHLLGDLIQKLKYQLKLTSVVVTHDMSLAKKLADKLIFLYEGAVVFYGTPKEMEQSKVEIVQEFLELDSTDFSTFGTTDLRRHAPGDIG, encoded by the coding sequence ATGAGCACATCGCCAACCAACGGCCCGGACCGCGACAAGCCATATTTGCAATTCGAGAACGTCAGCAAATCGTTCGGCACGAAGCACGTGCTGCGCGACGTGAGCTGGAGCGTGAAGTCCGGGGAGACGATGTGCATTCTCGGGCGCTCAGGCGTGGGCAAATCGGTGTCGCTGCACAACATCATGGGCTTCCTCAAGCCGGATTCCGGGCGCATTCACGTCGCCTACGAGGACATTACCGATTATGGCGAGAAGGATATGGAGCGCATCCGGAAGAAAGTGACGATGGTCTTCCAGAGCGGCGCGCTGTTTGATTCGCTCACTGTCGGCGAGAACGTGGCGTTTCCATTGCGCGAGCGCGGCGGACTGGAAGAGGCGCAGATCTTCCAGATCGTGGATGGCCTGCTGGAGATGGTCGGCGTGGGACACATGCGCGACCTGCTGCCGGCTGAGCTGTCGACGGGCATGCGGCGGTCGGTGGCGATCGCGCGCGCGCTTTCGGCTGAGCCGGAATGCATTCTCTACGATGAGCCGACGACGATGGTGGACCCGATGATGGCCCATCTGCTCGGCGATTTGATCCAAAAGCTCAAGTATCAGTTGAAGCTGACCAGCGTAGTGGTGACGCACGATATGTCGCTGGCGAAGAAGCTGGCAGACAAGCTGATCTTTCTCTACGAAGGCGCCGTGGTTTTTTACGGCACACCGAAAGAGATGGAGCAGTCGAAGGTGGAGATCGTGCAGGAATTCCTGGAACTGGATTCGACGGATTTCAGCACCTTCGGGACGACGGATTTGCGGAGGCATGCGCCGGGAGACATTGGGTAA
- a CDS encoding molybdenum cofactor guanylyltransferase, which yields MEHTTSSTDFMTVSRIMTGVNGVTVFILAGGRSTRMGRDKALLRLGGKTLLEQSIEIGRGVNESVKVIGARERYSDFGAEVVEDEFQQCGPLGGIHAALGASDSELNVFLSVDMPMVSAEFLRYLVTRAQAKPDALATVPDADGGIQGTCAVYRRPFRAVAEQQLKRGKYRVTETLGLVRVEYVEENEIREAGFDPAKLFKNLNTPEEFTQAGEA from the coding sequence GTGGAGCATACCACGAGCAGCACTGATTTCATGACGGTTTCGCGTATCATGACTGGCGTGAATGGAGTGACCGTATTCATTCTTGCCGGCGGGCGCAGCACGCGGATGGGCCGCGATAAGGCGCTCCTGCGGCTGGGCGGGAAGACCCTGCTGGAGCAGTCGATTGAGATTGGCCGCGGAGTTAACGAGAGCGTGAAAGTGATTGGCGCGCGCGAACGCTACTCGGACTTCGGCGCTGAGGTGGTTGAGGACGAGTTCCAGCAATGCGGGCCGCTGGGAGGGATCCACGCCGCCCTGGGCGCGAGCGATAGCGAACTGAACGTGTTTCTTTCGGTGGACATGCCGATGGTCAGCGCGGAATTCCTGCGCTATCTTGTTACACGCGCCCAGGCAAAACCGGATGCATTGGCCACGGTTCCCGATGCCGATGGTGGGATCCAGGGAACGTGCGCGGTGTATCGGCGGCCATTTCGCGCAGTGGCGGAGCAGCAGTTGAAACGAGGGAAGTACAGGGTCACGGAGACGCTTGGACTGGTACGCGTGGAGTACGTGGAAGAGAATGAGATCCGCGAGGCTGGATTCGATCCGGCGAAACTGTTTAAGAACCTGAACACGCCAGAAGAGTTTACGCAGGCAGGAGAGGCATGA
- a CDS encoding riboflavin synthase, with product MFTGIVEEVGHVAKIEIKGENRRITITAQNTPKQLKTGDSVACSGVCLTALDITPTSFCADLAPETWVRTSLSRITEGALINLELPLRFDARMGGHIVQGHVDGVGKLIEFEPIPNSDDYWLHIEVTPELERYLVYKGSIAIEGISLTVARLDGLRCTIAIIPHTVEMTNLKSLKPGDPINIETDIVAKYLEKWMVRGDLKKEELQVEALTAKGF from the coding sequence ATGTTCACCGGAATCGTTGAAGAAGTCGGCCACGTCGCAAAAATCGAAATCAAGGGCGAGAACCGCCGCATCACCATCACCGCCCAGAACACTCCCAAGCAGCTCAAAACCGGCGACAGCGTCGCCTGCAGCGGTGTCTGCCTCACCGCGCTCGACATCACGCCCACATCGTTTTGCGCCGATCTCGCCCCCGAAACCTGGGTCCGCACTTCCCTCTCGCGCATCACCGAGGGCGCGCTCATCAACCTCGAACTTCCCCTCCGCTTCGACGCTCGCATGGGCGGCCACATTGTCCAGGGCCACGTCGACGGGGTCGGCAAACTCATCGAGTTCGAACCCATCCCCAACTCCGACGACTACTGGCTCCACATCGAAGTCACGCCCGAACTCGAGCGCTACCTCGTCTACAAGGGCTCCATCGCGATCGAAGGCATCAGCCTCACCGTCGCCAGGCTCGACGGCCTGCGCTGCACCATCGCCATCATTCCCCACACCGTCGAAATGACCAACCTCAAGTCGCTGAAGCCCGGCGACCCGATCAACATCGAAACCGATATCGTGGCGAAATACCTAGAAAAGTGGATGGTCCGCGGCGACCTGAAGAAGGAAGAACTGCAGGTCGAAGCACTCACAGCGAAGGGATTTTAG
- the mqnC gene encoding cyclic dehypoxanthinyl futalosine synthase, protein MSLSREQALEMFRSDDLIGIGMEADAVRRTLHPEGVVTYIIDRNINYTNFCTEYCTFCAFYRPLKGKLAKEGYILDFDTIYAKIQETVELGGTGVLMQGGLHPDLKIEYFERMMSGIKQRFPQIHLHCFSASEILAIAEYSHISVEDTIRRLRDAGLDSIPGGGAEILDDEVRHKIARLKCGTEEWLLVHRTAHKLGMRTTATMMFGVGETIEHRINHLDHVYRLQEETGGFTAFIPWTFQPHNTALGGRGWDEATAVEYLKTLAISRLYLTNFLNVQSSWVTQGLKVCQMGLRFGGNDVGSVMIEENVVKSAGVTNCTTEEELRRIIRDAGFMPKQRDTLYRQYFLN, encoded by the coding sequence ATGTCTTTAAGCCGGGAACAAGCTCTTGAGATGTTTCGCTCCGATGACCTGATTGGTATCGGGATGGAAGCCGACGCGGTGCGGCGCACGCTGCATCCGGAAGGCGTGGTCACGTACATTATTGACCGGAACATCAACTACACCAATTTCTGCACCGAGTACTGCACGTTCTGCGCGTTTTATCGTCCGCTGAAAGGGAAGTTGGCGAAAGAGGGCTACATCCTCGACTTCGACACCATCTACGCGAAGATCCAGGAGACGGTGGAACTTGGCGGCACTGGCGTGTTGATGCAGGGCGGCCTGCATCCTGATCTGAAGATCGAGTACTTCGAGCGCATGATGAGCGGGATCAAGCAGCGCTTCCCGCAGATACATCTGCACTGCTTCTCGGCGTCGGAAATTCTGGCGATTGCGGAGTACAGCCATATCTCAGTCGAAGACACGATACGGCGGCTGCGCGATGCGGGGCTGGATTCGATTCCCGGCGGCGGCGCGGAAATTCTCGACGACGAAGTGCGCCACAAGATCGCGCGCCTGAAGTGCGGTACGGAAGAGTGGCTCCTGGTGCATCGCACCGCGCACAAGCTCGGCATGCGCACTACCGCGACGATGATGTTCGGTGTCGGCGAGACCATCGAGCACCGCATCAACCATCTTGATCACGTCTATCGCTTGCAGGAAGAGACGGGCGGATTCACCGCGTTTATCCCGTGGACGTTCCAACCCCACAACACCGCGCTCGGCGGGCGCGGATGGGATGAGGCGACGGCTGTCGAGTACCTGAAGACGCTGGCGATCTCGCGGCTGTATCTCACCAACTTCCTCAACGTGCAGTCGAGCTGGGTAACGCAGGGGCTGAAGGTCTGCCAGATGGGACTGCGCTTTGGTGGTAACGACGTGGGCTCGGTGATGATCGAAGAGAACGTCGTCAAGTCAGCGGGCGTGACTAACTGTACGACCGAAGAAGAGCTGCGACGGATTATCCGCGATGCGGGATTTATGCCGAAACAGCGGGACACTTTGTATCGGCAGTATTTCCTGAACTAG
- a CDS encoding PIG-L deacetylase family protein: MKRMLVVTAHPDDEVGGFGGTLMKYRADGVETSVISLTAGEAGTHRGHAKSDADLAELRRAELAAAANILKLSQAWVLDYKDGALDRENLYRVVGDLVRRIRELRPQVVLTFGPEGAVTGHPDHSMASAFATLAFQWAGRKNRYADQLWDGLEVHRPQKLYYQTTASLIPDRPPISPAPITCDIDIREWIDEKIRAFKQHSSQAPLFDTFEAYARLRLKESFHLAATTSPRSMEVETDLFTGVEE, translated from the coding sequence ATGAAAAGAATGCTCGTCGTGACCGCACACCCCGACGACGAAGTCGGCGGCTTCGGCGGCACCCTGATGAAATATCGCGCCGACGGGGTGGAGACCTCTGTCATCTCCCTCACCGCCGGCGAAGCCGGCACCCACCGCGGCCACGCCAAGTCCGATGCCGATCTCGCCGAGCTCCGTCGCGCCGAGCTCGCCGCCGCCGCCAACATCCTCAAACTCAGCCAGGCTTGGGTGCTCGACTATAAAGACGGCGCACTCGATCGCGAAAATCTCTACCGGGTCGTCGGCGACTTAGTCCGCCGCATCCGCGAACTACGTCCGCAAGTCGTGCTCACGTTCGGTCCCGAAGGCGCCGTCACCGGCCACCCCGACCACTCCATGGCTTCGGCCTTCGCCACGCTCGCTTTCCAGTGGGCTGGCCGTAAAAACCGCTACGCTGACCAACTCTGGGACGGCCTCGAAGTCCATCGTCCGCAAAAACTCTACTACCAGACCACGGCAAGCCTGATCCCCGATCGCCCGCCAATCTCCCCCGCGCCCATCACCTGTGATATCGACATCAGGGAATGGATCGACGAGAAAATCCGGGCCTTCAAACAACACTCCTCACAAGCCCCACTCTTCGACACGTTCGAAGCCTACGCGCGCCTGCGCCTGAAGGAGTCATTTCACCTCGCGGCAACAACATCGCCCCGCAGCATGGAAGTTGAAACGGATTTGTTTACCGGCGTGGAAGAATAG
- a CDS encoding MlaE family ABC transporter permease translates to MELISPTDIAKEKILAVQEYAQLAGRSLTNLFSQPRYLSDTLQQADLIGVGSLPIVILAGFFTGAALALNTSATLQKFGSITLTGQLVSYSMVRELGPVLTGLMVAGRNSSGMASELGSMKVTEQIDAMRALGTDPSKKLVTPRVISTVVMLFFLSIISDLLGMAGGFIISWTLLGLDANQYWTTAYQALVFQDVLMGLVKPVVFGFFIASVGCYYGMNATGGTQGVGRATTQAVVTASVLIIASDLFITRFLMVALG, encoded by the coding sequence ATGGAACTGATCTCTCCAACTGATATCGCTAAAGAGAAAATCCTGGCTGTTCAGGAGTACGCTCAGTTGGCGGGCCGTTCGCTCACCAACCTGTTCTCCCAGCCGCGCTATCTTTCAGACACATTGCAGCAGGCCGACCTCATCGGCGTTGGCTCGCTCCCGATCGTCATCCTCGCCGGCTTTTTCACCGGCGCCGCGCTCGCGCTGAACACCTCCGCGACGCTCCAGAAATTCGGCTCTATCACCCTGACCGGCCAACTTGTCTCTTATTCCATGGTCCGCGAACTCGGCCCCGTGCTCACCGGCCTGATGGTCGCTGGACGCAACTCCAGCGGCATGGCCAGCGAACTCGGTTCCATGAAGGTCACCGAGCAGATCGACGCCATGCGCGCCCTCGGTACCGATCCCTCGAAAAAGCTTGTGACGCCGCGGGTCATCTCCACCGTCGTCATGCTCTTCTTCCTGAGCATCATCTCTGACTTGTTGGGAATGGCTGGCGGTTTCATCATTTCCTGGACGCTTCTTGGCCTCGACGCCAACCAGTACTGGACTACCGCCTACCAGGCGCTCGTCTTTCAGGATGTCTTGATGGGACTCGTCAAGCCCGTCGTCTTCGGCTTCTTCATCGCCAGTGTCGGCTGCTATTACGGCATGAATGCGACCGGCGGTACGCAAGGTGTCGGCCGCGCGACCACGCAGGCCGTGGTCACGGCGTCCGTGCTCATCATCGCCTCCGATTTATTCATCACCCGTTTCCTCATGGTCGCGCTCGGATAA
- the trmD gene encoding tRNA (guanosine(37)-N1)-methyltransferase TrmD translates to MKIDLITIFPEFFRGPLDHGIVSRAQKAGLVEITIRDLREFTHDRHRTVDDRPFGGGEGMVLKPEPIFECLEAMEIPPRGNRENVQVLVLSPQGRLFDQTMALELSKLDRLVLINGRYEGVDERVSEVLADGEISVGDFVLSGGELGSAIIVDAVTRLLPGALGNADSARQESFTAVAKEISEGPDSTCASGGLLDYPHYTRPAEFRGYVVPQVLQDGNHAEIQRWRRRRALEKTFKNRPDLLEGAELSKEDQKYLAQLRAGKD, encoded by the coding sequence ATGAAGATCGATCTGATCACCATCTTTCCCGAGTTCTTTCGCGGGCCACTCGATCACGGCATTGTGAGCCGCGCCCAGAAAGCGGGGCTGGTGGAGATCACCATCCGCGACTTGCGCGAGTTCACGCATGACCGTCATCGCACGGTGGACGATCGTCCCTTCGGCGGTGGTGAAGGCATGGTGCTGAAGCCGGAGCCGATCTTCGAGTGCCTCGAAGCGATGGAAATTCCGCCGCGTGGCAATCGCGAGAACGTGCAAGTGCTGGTGCTCTCGCCGCAAGGCCGCTTGTTCGATCAGACGATGGCGTTGGAGCTGAGCAAGCTCGATCGCCTGGTGCTGATCAACGGCCGCTACGAAGGAGTGGATGAGCGCGTCTCCGAGGTCCTCGCCGATGGCGAAATCTCCGTAGGCGACTTCGTGTTGAGCGGCGGTGAACTCGGCTCAGCAATCATCGTGGACGCCGTCACGCGGTTGCTGCCCGGAGCTTTGGGCAATGCCGATTCGGCGCGGCAGGAGTCGTTCACGGCGGTGGCGAAGGAGATCAGCGAAGGCCCGGATTCAACGTGCGCTTCCGGCGGATTGCTCGATTATCCGCACTACACACGTCCGGCAGAGTTTCGCGGCTACGTTGTGCCGCAGGTGCTGCAAGACGGGAACCATGCTGAGATTCAGCGCTGGCGTCGTCGCCGTGCGCTGGAGAAGACATTCAAGAACCGTCCCGACCTGTTGGAAGGGGCGGAGTTGAGCAAGGAAGATCAGAAGTACCTCGCACAATTGCGAGCAGGCAAAGATTAG
- a CDS encoding EAL and HDOD domain-containing protein: protein MRFVVRQPIFDYREQVEGYFLNIEKPTGGLVDTVSEVAAITVALDRIPRHSWAMVECGVQVLASMAVRRLPMGRVVLAISSDEYASAEMLRCVRELRREGFTFAIADFEANREWEPYLPFMDWVAVRGSSLLCKMKKNLAAGKARNARMIARNLDTRSDLAAADNCGFRYFEGAYYLSSAQELAREVPPAKLACLRLLTELQRPVLHYAVIENLIKAEPSFCYRFMRYMNSSAFFGVQKVTGIRHAMSLLGDDELRRWLSLMATVAAVDGRPTEVVVCAMLRARLCELLSPDAPDAGFMTGLFSLMPLVVNMQLSALLSVVRLPQAVERALWGEPGALRALLDLAVAFERARWNMVHDLAHGLGITDERVFAARGDASRWTNGILATQAAPANAMTA from the coding sequence ATGCGCTTCGTAGTGCGGCAGCCGATCTTCGATTACCGGGAGCAGGTCGAGGGATATTTCCTGAATATCGAGAAGCCTACCGGCGGATTGGTGGATACGGTGTCGGAGGTGGCGGCGATTACGGTGGCGCTGGACCGGATCCCGCGGCATTCCTGGGCGATGGTGGAGTGCGGCGTGCAGGTGCTGGCGAGTATGGCGGTGCGGCGATTGCCGATGGGACGAGTGGTGTTGGCGATCAGTTCGGACGAGTACGCTTCGGCGGAGATGTTGCGCTGCGTGAGGGAGCTTCGCCGGGAGGGCTTCACGTTTGCGATTGCTGATTTCGAGGCCAACCGCGAATGGGAACCTTACTTGCCTTTCATGGATTGGGTGGCGGTCCGAGGGAGCTCGCTGTTGTGCAAAATGAAGAAAAATCTGGCGGCGGGGAAGGCGCGCAATGCGCGGATGATCGCGCGCAATCTTGATACGCGAAGCGATCTTGCGGCAGCTGACAATTGCGGGTTTCGCTACTTCGAGGGTGCGTATTACCTGTCGTCTGCCCAGGAATTGGCGCGCGAGGTTCCACCGGCAAAGCTGGCGTGTTTGCGGCTGCTGACGGAACTCCAGAGGCCAGTGTTGCATTATGCGGTGATCGAGAATCTGATCAAGGCGGAACCGTCATTCTGTTACCGGTTCATGCGGTACATGAATTCGTCAGCGTTCTTTGGGGTGCAGAAGGTGACGGGCATCCGGCATGCGATGAGCCTTCTCGGAGATGACGAGTTGCGGCGTTGGTTGTCGTTGATGGCCACGGTTGCCGCGGTGGACGGAAGGCCGACGGAAGTGGTGGTCTGCGCGATGCTGCGGGCGCGGTTATGTGAGTTGTTGTCGCCCGACGCGCCGGACGCAGGGTTCATGACCGGCCTGTTCTCGCTCATGCCGCTGGTGGTCAACATGCAATTGAGCGCGCTGTTGAGTGTGGTGCGGCTGCCTCAGGCGGTGGAGCGGGCTTTGTGGGGAGAGCCGGGAGCGCTGCGGGCGCTGCTCGACCTTGCCGTGGCGTTTGAGCGGGCGCGATGGAACATGGTTCACGACCTCGCGCATGGATTGGGGATCACCGACGAGCGGGTGTTTGCGGCGCGCGGTGATGCGTCGCGGTGGACCAACGGGATTCTCGCCACCCAGGCGGCTCCGGCGAACGCCATGACGGCGTGA
- a CDS encoding type II toxin-antitoxin system ParD family antitoxin, giving the protein MTSLNISLPKSLKSYVEGQVSSGDFGTPSEYIRDLIRQDKEKRKAALERELLKGLEGPRFELSLDEARKKGLVNVLREKARKR; this is encoded by the coding sequence ATGACATCGCTGAATATATCGCTTCCCAAAAGCCTGAAATCTTATGTGGAAGGTCAGGTGTCGTCAGGCGACTTTGGTACGCCGAGCGAATACATCCGCGATCTGATTCGTCAGGACAAGGAAAAGCGCAAGGCCGCCCTCGAGCGTGAACTGCTAAAAGGACTTGAGGGCCCGAGATTTGAACTGTCGCTTGATGAGGCGCGCAAGAAAGGGCTAGTCAATGTTCTCCGCGAGAAAGCCCGGAAGCGGTGA
- a CDS encoding ribonuclease HII, which translates to MVRPKKKPVLGKDGKPLSAAAAKLRLLKRLKCTTKYEKLAADSGAKLIAGIDEVGRGALFGPVVAAAVILDPNYRIKGLRDSKLLPAETREILSKRIREHCIAWSIAAVDVARIDQLNIYWASNLAMKHAVRGLSCQPDHLLIDAMKLDLDCAQTPIIHGDALSASIAAASIIAKVHRDALIREWAPIFPEYDLASNKGYSAPKHIKALREFGPSPLHRQSFAPVWMASAPQEVLEFMLEETADTAVPPEVLED; encoded by the coding sequence ATGGTGCGCCCAAAGAAAAAACCCGTACTCGGCAAAGACGGCAAGCCCCTCTCCGCCGCCGCTGCCAAACTCCGCCTTCTCAAGCGCCTGAAGTGCACCACCAAATACGAAAAGCTCGCCGCTGACTCCGGCGCAAAACTCATCGCCGGCATAGATGAAGTCGGCCGCGGAGCGCTCTTCGGTCCCGTCGTCGCCGCTGCAGTCATACTCGATCCCAACTATCGAATCAAAGGTCTGCGCGACTCCAAGCTTCTCCCGGCGGAAACTCGCGAAATCCTCTCCAAGCGTATTCGCGAGCACTGCATCGCCTGGTCCATCGCGGCCGTGGATGTCGCCCGCATTGATCAACTCAACATTTACTGGGCTTCGAACCTCGCCATGAAGCACGCCGTCCGCGGGTTATCGTGCCAGCCCGATCATCTGCTGATTGACGCGATGAAACTCGACCTCGACTGCGCCCAAACGCCGATCATCCATGGCGACGCGCTCTCCGCCTCCATCGCCGCCGCCTCCATCATCGCCAAGGTCCACCGCGACGCCCTCATCCGCGAATGGGCGCCGATCTTCCCCGAATACGATCTCGCCAGCAACAAAGGCTACAGCGCGCCCAAGCACATCAAGGCGCTGCGCGAGTTCGGCCCATCGCCGCTGCATCGGCAATCGTTCGCGCCGGTGTGGATGGCCTCCGCCCCGCAAGAAGTCCTGGAATTTATGTTGGAAGAGACGGCCGACACCGCCGTCCCACCGGAAGTTCTCGAAGACTAG
- the rplS gene encoding 50S ribosomal protein L19 gives MSNSQVIEKLLAKAKRTDLPSFAPGDTVRVHVKIKEGDKERLQAFEGVVIGKSNGLQPSFTVRKISFGQGVERIFPTNSKVIDKIEVLRSAKVRRAKLYYLRALRGKAARLKEAE, from the coding sequence ATGTCGAATTCACAAGTCATTGAGAAGTTGTTGGCGAAAGCGAAGCGCACGGACCTCCCAAGTTTTGCGCCGGGAGACACCGTCCGCGTGCACGTAAAGATTAAGGAAGGCGATAAAGAGCGCCTCCAGGCATTTGAAGGTGTGGTTATCGGCAAGAGCAATGGCCTCCAGCCGAGCTTCACCGTCCGCAAGATCAGCTTCGGCCAGGGTGTCGAGCGTATCTTCCCCACCAATTCGAAGGTCATCGACAAGATTGAAGTGCTGCGTTCGGCCAAAGTCCGCCGCGCAAAGCTTTATTACCTGCGCGCACTCAGAGGCAAGGCCGCTCGTTTGAAGGAAGCCGAGTAG
- a CDS encoding type II toxin-antitoxin system RelE/ParE family toxin: MKKFRIILGRAVTHDILAQSDWYESHAGESLARRWEQSVLTTLERIQRAPRSGPMLGGFEDLLGELRRIPVNRFPSHLIFYQVIEDEVLILRVRHGARDLASLLP; encoded by the coding sequence GTGAAGAAGTTTCGCATTATCCTCGGCCGTGCGGTTACGCACGACATTCTTGCGCAGTCGGATTGGTATGAATCTCACGCCGGAGAATCGTTGGCACGTCGATGGGAACAATCAGTTCTGACTACTTTGGAACGAATCCAACGTGCGCCACGCTCCGGGCCGATGTTAGGCGGATTCGAGGATTTGCTCGGAGAATTGCGTAGAATTCCAGTGAATCGCTTTCCAAGTCATTTAATTTTCTATCAAGTGATTGAAGACGAAGTCTTGATTCTGCGCGTACGTCACGGCGCGCGTGACCTAGCGTCTTTGCTACCTTGA
- a CDS encoding ABC transporter ATP-binding protein encodes MSNSISINPDVAANSPDPKQVAIAFEHVSIAFEENEVLNDITFDVKNGETKVLLGVAGTGKTLLLKLALGLLRPDSGRIFTLGEEVTSMKEQDLFALRRRVGMVFQESALFDSLTVRENVAYPLREQGGIPDDEIEKRVREALRFVELEHTVDLFPSELSGGMRRRVAIARGMITHPDVVLYDSPTGGLDPVTSTTIVELIVKGRDVYKNTSIVVTHRLQDAFVMATNYFDQEANMMKPIKAGSNRNVHTNFVILRDTHVIFQGTASDLVASKDDYIREYLS; translated from the coding sequence ATGAGCAACTCCATCAGCATCAATCCAGACGTCGCCGCCAATTCCCCCGACCCCAAGCAGGTCGCCATAGCCTTCGAGCACGTCAGCATTGCCTTCGAAGAAAACGAAGTCCTCAACGACATCACCTTCGACGTCAAGAACGGCGAGACCAAGGTCCTCCTCGGCGTCGCCGGCACCGGCAAAACCCTTCTTCTGAAACTCGCCCTCGGCCTCCTGCGCCCTGACTCCGGGCGCATCTTCACGCTCGGCGAAGAAGTCACCAGCATGAAGGAGCAAGACCTGTTCGCGCTGCGCCGCCGCGTCGGCATGGTCTTCCAGGAAAGCGCGCTCTTCGACTCGCTCACCGTCCGCGAAAATGTCGCTTACCCGCTACGCGAACAAGGCGGCATCCCCGACGACGAAATTGAGAAACGCGTCCGCGAGGCCCTGCGCTTCGTCGAACTCGAACACACGGTCGACCTCTTCCCCTCGGAACTCTCCGGAGGCATGCGTCGCCGCGTCGCCATCGCCCGGGGCATGATCACGCACCCCGATGTGGTCCTCTACGATTCGCCCACCGGCGGTCTCGACCCGGTCACCTCCACCACCATCGTCGAGTTGATCGTCAAAGGTCGCGACGTGTACAAGAACACTTCGATCGTAGTAACCCATCGCTTGCAAGACGCCTTCGTCATGGCCACCAATTATTTCGATCAGGAAGCCAACATGATGAAGCCGATCAAAGCGGGTTCCAATCGCAACGTTCACACCAATTTCGTAATCCTCCGCGACACCCACGTAATCTTCCAGGGCACCGCCTCCGATTTGGTAGCCTCCAAAGACGACTACATCAGGGAATACCTCTCCTAA